The genomic interval actgcttgctcctgcgctgatacatacagtactgcccgctcctgcgctgatacttacagtactgcccgctcctgcgctgatacttacagtactgcccgctcctgcgctgatacatacagtactgcccgctcctgcgctgatacatacagtactgcccgctcctgcgctgatacttacagtactgcccgctcctgcgctgatacatacagtactgcccgctcctgcgctgatacatacagtactgcccgctcctgcgctgatacatacagtactgcccgctcctgcgctgatacttacagtactgcccgctcctgcgctgatacatacagtactgcccgctcctgcgctgatacttacagtactgcccgctcctgcgctgatacatacagtactgcccgctcctgcactgatacatacagtactgcccgctcctgcactgatacatacagtactggccgctcctgcgctgatacagtactgctcgctcctgcgctgatacatacagtactgctcgctcctgcgctgatacatacagtactgcccgctcctgcgctgatacttacagtactgcccgctcctgcgctgatacatacagtactgcccgctcctgcgctgatacatacagtactgcccgctcctgcgctgatacatacagtactgcccgctcctgcgctgatacatacagtactgcccgctcctgcgctgatacatacagtactgcccactcctgcgctgatacatacagtactgcccgctcctgcgctgatacatacagtactgcccgctcctgcgctgatacatacagtactgcccgctcctgcgctgatacttacagtactgcccgctcctgcactgatacatacagtactgcccgctcctgcactgatacatacagtactgcccgctcctgcactgatacatacagtactggccgctcctgcgctgatacagtactgctcgctcctgcgctgatacatacagtactgctcgctcctgcgctgatacatacagtactgcccgctcctgcgctgatacatacagtactgcccgctcctgcgctgatacatacagtactgcccgctcctgcgctgatacatacagtactgcccgctcctgcgctgatacatacagtactgcccgctcctgcgctgatacatacagtactgcccgctcctgcgctgatacatacagtactgcccgctcctgcgctgatacatacagtactgcccgctcctgcgctgatacatacagtactgcccgctcctgcgctgatacatacagtactgcccgctcctgcgctgatacatacagtactgcccgctcctgcgctgatacatacagtactgcccgctcctgcgctgatacatacagtactgcccgctcctgcgctgatacatacagtactgcccgctcctgcgctgatacatacagtactgcccgctcctgcgctgatacatacagtactgcccgctcctgcgctgatacatacagtactgcccgctcctgcgctgatacatacagtactgcctgctcctgtgctgatacatacagtactgcccgctcctgcgctgatacatacagtactgcccgctcctgcgctgatacttacagtactgcccgctcctgcgctgatacatacagtactgcccgctcctgcgctgatacttacagtactgcctgctcctgtgctgatacatacagtactgcccactcctgcgctgatacatacagtactgcccgctcctgcgctgatacatacagtactgcccgctcctgcgctgatacttacagtactgcccgctcctgcgctgatacttacagtactgctcgctcctctcctgcgctgataaatacatgATAAATACATGTATGAATAATTAGTTCTAAAATGTGGTAAAAAGACCGTTGCCAACATTTTTAACAGGGTTAGAATTTCTTGGCCAGGTTCAGTGCTACTGCCTTATTTTTGATTAAAGTCACCGCACCCACTGGTAATGCCCATTTCCTCATCAGTCTATTGCTGTTCACTCTGCCTGTAGGTGCCGCCCGCCAAGCCATGAGCATGAAGCTGAACGAGAGGAGCATGGCGCATTATGCTACCTGTGACTCCCCTGCCGACCGTACTGGGTACCTCTACAAGAAGGGAGAGCGGCACACGGCCTATCAGAAGCGATGGTTCATCTTGAAGGGCAACCTCCTCTTTTATTTCGAGGAGCGGGAGAGCAAGGAGCCCATGGGTGTGGTGGTCCTGGAAGGCTGCACCGTTGAGCTGTGCCAGTCCAATGAGGAGTATGCCTTTGCCGTCAGGTTTGATAAGGCAGGCTCCCGGCCTTACATCCTGGCAGCCGAGagccaggaggagatggagtGCTGGGTGAAGGCCCTGTCCAGGGCTAGTTTTGAGTACATGAGGCTGGTGGTGAGGGAGCTGGAGAGGCAGCTGGAGCTGATGCAGAAGAGCGTCAACCGCAAGCGGAACAGTCGGCACACTGTTAAATCCCACACTGTTGGCCGAGTGAAGTGGGAAGATGCCAGGGCCGCAGACTTCTGCAATGGTTTCCGCCACCCGGAAGACTCAAACATAGAGACGGAGGGCAGGAGAGGTAGCTGTCCCATGCCACCACCTTTGCCCCCGCGCAGACGGGGTGTGCGATGGGATGATGCGGTTCTCCCAGCCCCTTCCGTTACGACTTTAGAAAGCCCGGTGTGCCCGGGCACCGTCTGCTTCTCCAAATTGCACGAGTGGTACGGGAAAGAAATTGAGGATCTTCAGAAAGAGTGGCAGGAAGAACGCAGGCGCCAGAATGACTGAGCCAAATGACAAACAACGGCGCTGTATTGTAACAGGAAGGAGAGCTGCATTCCTGTCACTTCCTGTGGCCTACAAAATGGCTGCCACGGTTAACCAActacaggcagacacacacagggtacATCTCCATTGCATTTACAGACTGAAGATACTTGGGGTCATGGTTACTAAGAAGTGCTAAGCCGGAAGGCCCCTTACGTCCCAATGAAATGAACAGAGCCTTACAGCTAAGTAAATGTTGGATATTTACAGCACCCCGCAGGTTATCACACTGCGATCCCGCATTAACTGCCCGTCAAGCTAACGGCGGGATGCAGTGGGATGATCCTCATCGGAGCTTGGTGAAACCCAGCGTTAACGTTATTGACCTATAGCAAATTTCATTATAAAATGAAATTCACATGCTGCAGTCAGAAGCGTTACTGAGTAATGGCCAGCAATGCTACGGGTTTATCTACTCGGAGAGAGATGCTATGATTGTGATCTGCCACCTTAAATGAACAATGtcacccccatccccctcccccatctcattgtttaattattttttgcccccaaacctttttttttttttttactgcattggTAATGGAGGGATCCCCAAGAACTGAAATAATTAGCAGTGAAGTTagcgggtttaaatctccctccaggggaaacaaaatggctgtcaaATCTCGAGGTGCTTCCTTTTGGAAGGCCATTTAAAATCACATTTTGCAAACTAGAAAGTGATGACGGTAACTTCACCGGGAAGTATCTCCAGGAACTGGGTGGTCCACGAAGTTGAAAATAATAATCGGTTGACTCCCTGGTTCCCTTAgtcaaaaagggggggggggggtcagtgaggtGGGACTTCTGCTGCAACCCTATTCAAACTCTATAACACAAACCGCTGGTGTAAGGAAGTGACGCAATCATTGGAAATGCTGTTGGCTCTACCCACAAGTGCGATGACGCGATTCGCATCCCCCAACCTTGGACGCAATTCGCGTCATCTCACTGCCCAGTCTGACTTTTCAAAATCCAGGTATACATAAAGGTCAAATCTCCTACCTCCTAAAAAGCAGAAGAACTGTTCTCAATGCCCCTGCTAATGCTGAACACAAGCGCCGGCATATGAAATGAAGTTACAGACACAGATTTGTCCACGTGCTCCATAGAGCATCGAAATGCGACTTATAACCGTGAAGAACAGACACCGCAGAGGACTTCATCAGTTTCACTTTTATTCACGTATGATCAGCGTTTTGGGCCCCGCACAGGCCTTCATCCAGAcaaggggcgctcaactccagcccccaaaggccacgttttaaggatatctctgcttcagcaatggtggctcaatcaaaaggacgccactgattgagccacctgttcagggatatcctgaaaacctgacatgttggtggctcttgaggattgaagttgagcccccctggtcgtgatcagtgtccaaatacaggacagtccagttcaatactggacacctggcaaccctaatcatGGCGGAGGGCGAAACGTGGATATTACATTAGTAAAAAATGTCACTGGGTTCTGTCTTCTGGAGCATCGGGCCTTCCGGGGTATGAAATGAGAGCGTGAGACTTTGGACGGTATGGATCCTTTCTATATTTAAACGTTTTGTGAGCTTTGGGTGGCGGGTTAGAGAGCAGTTTGAGAAGGAATCAAGACAAAATATGATATTTTCTTACCTTGTTGAATGAAATGTGATGTACAAATACAGGTCCCCTCATGTTTGTTGAAAGGGccgtccctcctaggaccaaaaggAACGAATAGCAGCGGCGTGTTTAATAGGGTAAATACAGGTGACCAACACGAAGAATACAAAACAGACCAAGTATTTAAAACAATATTTAAAACTAACTAGTATGGAGAATTTTTACCAACTTTACCTTGTCGGACCCAGCTGGTGGTACTTTGATTAAAATAATTATGCTGCCGTCATCATCCAAAGAGATAAAGGGAGGTAACAACGAACACCAGATTAGAGTTACACAAACCCACAAAAAACACAAACGTCTGCATTTTTCCGTAGGAAGCAGAtaagttgggttttttttttgttgattgCCTCTTGCCAAGGGAGACAATTCAGTTTAAAAAGCCCCTTTTTGGCCTGCTAGATGGAATTGTCCTTTTTACCTGCCCGATGGAATTGTCCTTTTTACCTGCCCAATAAGAATCGGTATTAACCATGTGGCTGACCACAGGCGGGTGGGAAATCCAGTTGAGTTTGCTGGGTTATTGAACACGTGACTAGTTTATGGAGATGTCACAAGTGTTTTAAATAGTGTCATTAAGTATGTTGAATTCCCTACAATGAATTCACCATGAAGGTAACCTGTATATCTCGTGTCATCACTTcagaatatttttattttattcttttcaAGGTATGTTTACATGTATAATAGCTGCATGGATACCATATTGGTTGCTTTGAATTCTGGGATAGCCCCACGAGGGCGTTCTACTGCTGCGGGTACGGCAGTCGCATGGCATGCTGGGAAGCGTCTCAGAATAAGAATAGGGAAAATGAGCTGTAATTAATGTAGAtggtaataataaataaaaaaataatagttATAGTAATgcatgtattatttttatttatacgtAATATGCAGGGCTACACAGAAcagacattaaagcagcaatccatgcaGTCAGcttgtgtataataataataaatatatatatatgcatatacacatatatgcgcATACcgcggtttaaggacactcactttacgaacactcgcgagtaaggacatattttcaatagccccgtacccgtgtccgtacgctcgcttcgcaagtacggacaattctgccctacagaccgccgcagtagtgacgcgctgattcccctcgcccaataggcaaacagcagcttgcgcatgcacctgtcagcacgtcctgaacagcaacaccggctccctaccgctacccaagtgaaaaaaggtagcgcttcacttttgaagtaaattttcgctttacatacatgctctgggccCATTGCTTACGTTTatgcgggtgtgtgtgtatatatattatattatatatacatacgccAACTTTGTAATCTCCTCCCCCACGGAAGCGCGCCATCATCCCATCACCACAACGATGCAATTCGCATCATCTCACCCCGGGAGCCATTCGCACCATTCCTCGCACCATTTCTTCTGGCTACACAGCACGATGACACGGTTTGGGCAATCGTGCCCCAGGAGGACAGTGATGCGCGTAGGATGCAGGACTGGTTAGAGCAGAGTAGTGACGCGCGTAGGATGCAGGACTggttagagcggagtagtgacgcgCACGTAGGATGCAGGAAcggttagagcggagtagtgacgcgcgtaggatgcaggaccggttagagcggagtagtgacgcgcacgtaggatgcaggaccggttagagcggagtagtgacgcgcgtaggatgcaggaccggttagagtggagtagtgacgcgcgtaggatgcaggaccggttagagcggagtagtgacgcgcgtaggatgcaggaccggttagagcggagtagtgacgcgTGTAGGATGCAAGaccggttagagcggagtagtgacgcgtgcgtaggatgcaggaccggttagagcggagtagtgacgcgtgcgtaggatgcaggaccggttagagcggagtagtgacgcgtgcgtaggatgcaggaccggttagagcggagtagtgacgcgtgcgtaggatgcaggaccggttagagcggagtagtgacgcgtgcgtaggatgcaggaccggttagagcggagtagtgacgcgCGTAGGATGCAGGACCGGTTAGGGCGGAGTAGTGACGcggttagagcggagtagtgacgcgGTTAGAGCGGTGTAGTGACGcggttagagcggagtagtgacgcggttagagcggagtagtgacgtggttagagcggagtagtgacgcggttagagcggagtagtgacgcgcgtaggatgcaggaccggttagagcggagtagtgacgcgcgtaggatgcaggaccggttagagcggagtagtgacgcgcgtaggatgcaggaccggttagagcggagtagtgacacgtgtaggatgcaggaccggttagagcggagtagtgacacgtgtaggatgcaggaccggttagagcggagtagtgacgcgcgtaggatgcaggaccggttacagcggagtagtgacgcgcgtaggatgcaggaccggttagagcggagtagtgacgcgtgtaggatgcaggaccggttagagcggagtagtgacgcgcgtaggatgcaggaccggttagagcggagtagtgacacgtgtaggatgcaggaccggttagagcggagtagtgacacgtgtaggatgcaggaccggttagagcggagtagtgacgcgcgtaggatgcaggaccggttagagcggagtagtgacgcgcgtaggatgcaggaccggttagagcggagtagtgacgcgcgtaggatgcaggaccggttagagcggagtagtgacgcgcgtaggatgcaggaccggttagagcggagtagtgacgcgcgtaggatgcaggaccggttagagcggagtagtgacgcgcgtaggatgcaggaccggttagagcggagtagtgacgcgcgtaggatgcaggaccggttagagcggagtagtgacgcgcgtaggatgcaggacgggttagagcggagtagtgacacgcgtaggatgcaggaccggttagagcggagtagtgacgcgcgtaggatgcaggaccggttagagcggagtagtgacgcgcgtaggatgcaggaccggttagagcggagtagtgacgcgcgtaggatgcaggaccggttagagcggagcagtgacgcgcgtaggatgtaggaccggttagagcggagcagtgacgcgcgtaggatgcaggaccggttagagcggagtagtgacgcgcgtaggatgtaggaccggttagagcggagtagtgacgcgcgtaggatgcaggaccggttagagcggagtagtgacgcgcgtaggatgcaggaccggttagagcggagtagtgacgcgCGTATGATGCAGGACGggttagagcggagtagtgacgcgcgtaggatgcaggacgggttagagcggagtagtgacgcgcgtaggatgcaggaccggttagagcggagtagtgacgcgcgtaggatgcaggaccggttagagcggagtagtgacgcgcgtaggatgcaggaccggttagagcggagtagtgacgcgCGTAGAATGCAGTaccggttagagcggagtagtgacgcgcgtaggatgcaggaccggttagagcggagtagtgacgcgCGTAGAATGCAGTaccggttagagcggagtagtgacgtggttagagcggagtagtgacgTGCGTAGAATGCAGTaccggttagagcggagtagtgacgcgcgtaggatgcaggaccggttagagcggagtagtgacgcgCGTAGAATGCAGTaccggttagagcggagtagtgacgtggttagagcggagtagtgacgTGCGTAGAATGCAGTaccggttagagcggagtagtgacgtggttagagcggagtagtgacgtgcgtaggatgcaggaccggttagagcggagtagtgacgcgtgcgtaggatgcaggaccggttagagcggagtaatgacgcgcgtaggatgcaggaccggttagagcggagtagtgacgcgcgtaggatgcaggaccggttagagcggagtagtgacgcgcgtaggatgcaggaccggttagagcggagtagtgacgcgcgtaggatgcaggaccggttagagcggagtagtgacgcgcgtaggatgcaggaccagttagagcggagtagtgacacgtgtaggatgcaggaccggttagagcggagtagtgacgcgtgtaggatgcaggaccggttagagcggagtagtgacgcgCGTAGGATGCAGCACCGGTTACAGCGAAGTAGTGACGCGCGTAGGATGCAGGaccggttagagcggagtagtgacgcgtgtaggatgcaggaccggttagagcggagtagtgacgcgcgtaggatgcaggaccggttagagcggagtagtgacacgtgtaggatgcaggaccggttagagcggagtagtgacacgtgtaggatgcaggaccggttagagcggagtagtgacgcgcgtaggatgcaggaccggttagagcggagtagtgacgcgcgtaggatgcaggaccggttagagcggagtagtgacgcgcgtaggatgcaggaccggttagagcggagtagtgacgcgcgtaggatgcaggaccggttagagcggagtagtgacgcgcgtaggatgcaggaccggttagagcggagtagtgacgcgcgtaggatgcaggacgggttagagcggagtagtgacgcgcgtaggatgcaggaccggttagagcggagtagtgacgcgcgtaggatgcaggaccggttagagcggagtagtgacgcgcgtaggatgcaggaccggttagagcggagtagtgacgcgcgtaggatgcaggaccggttagagcggagtagtgacgcgcgtaggatgtaggaccggttagagcggagcagtgacgcgcgtaggatgcaggaccggttagagcggagtagtgacgcgcgtaggatgtaggaccggttagagcggagtagtgacgcgcgtaggatgcaggaccggttagagcggagtagtgacacgcgtaggatgcaggaccggttagagcggagtagtgacgcgcgtaggatgcaggacgggttagagcggagtagtgacgcgcgtaggatgcaggacgggttagagcggagtagtgacgcgcgtaggatgcaggaccggttagagcggagtagtgacgcgcgtaggatgcaggaccggttagagcggagtagtgacgcgcgtaggatgtaggaccggttagagcggagcagtgacgcgcgtaggatgcaggaccggttagagcggagtagtgacgcgcgtaggatgcaggaccggttagagcggagtagtgacgcgcgtaggatgcaggaccggttagagcggagtagtgacgcgTGCGTAGGAAGCAGGaccggttagagcggagtagtgacgcgtgtaggatgcaggaccggttagagcggagtagtgacgcgtgtaggatgcaggaccggttagagcggagtagtgacgcgcgtaggatgcaggaccggttagagcggagtagtgacgcgTGCGTAGGATGCAGGACCGGTTAGAACGAAGTAGTGACGCGCGTAGGATGCAGGACGggttagagcggagtagtgacgcgcgtaggatgcaggaccggttagagcggagtagtgacgcgcgtaggatgcaggacgggttagagcggagtagtgacgcgcgtaggatgcaggaccggttagagcggagtagtgacgcgcgtaggatgcaggaccggttagagcggagtagtgacgcgtgcgtaggatgcaggaccggttagagcggagtagtgacgcgtgcgtaggatgcaggaccggttagagcggagtagtgacgcgcgtaggatgcaggacgggttagagcggagtagtgacgcgcgtaggatgcaggacgggttagagcggagtagtgacgcgcgtaggatgcaggacgggttagagcggagtagtgacgcgcgtaggatgcaggaccggttagagcggagtagtgacgcgcgtaggatgcaggaccggttagagcggagtagtgacgcgcgtaggatgcaggaccggttagagcggagtagtgacgcgCGTAGGATGTAGGATcggttagagcggagtagtgacgcgcgtaggatgcaggaccggttagagcggagtagtgacgcgtgcgtaggatgcaggaccggttagagcggagtagtgacgcgcgtaggatgcaggaccggttagagcggagtagtgacgcgcgtaggatgcaggaccggttagagcggagtagtgacgcgcgtaggatgcaggaccggttagagcggagtagtgacgcgtgcgtaggatgcaggaccggttagagcggagtagtgacgcgcgtaggatgcaggaccggttagagcggagtagtgacgcgcgtaggatgcaggacgggttagagcggagtagtgacgcgcgtaggatgcaggacgggttagagcggagtagtgacgcgcgtaggatgcaggaccggttagagcggagtagtgacgcgcgtaggatgcaggaccggttagagcggagtagtgacgcgtgcgtaggatgcaggaccggttagagcggagtagtgacgcgcgtaggatgcaggaccggttagagcggagtagtgacgcgcgtagcatgcaggaccggttagagcggagtagtgacgcgcgtaggatgcaggaccggttagagcggagtagtgacgcgcgtaggatgcaggaccggttagagcggagtagtgacgcgcgtaggatgcaggaccggttagagcggagtagtgacgcgcgtaggatgcaggaccggttagagcg from Ascaphus truei isolate aAscTru1 chromosome 17, aAscTru1.hap1, whole genome shotgun sequence carries:
- the PHETA2 gene encoding sesquipedalian-2 isoform X1; amino-acid sequence: MTARDLDHVLEDRIASSCGVRTHLVAGSAARQAMSMKLNERSMAHYATCDSPADRTGYLYKKGERHTAYQKRWFILKGNLLFYFEERESKEPMGVVVLEGCTVELCQSNEEYAFAVRFDKAGSRPYILAAESQEEMECWVKALSRASFEYMRLVVRELERQLELMQKSVNRKRNSRHTVKSHTVGRVKWEDARAADFCNGFRHPEDSNIETEGRRGSCPMPPPLPPRRRGVRWDDAVLPAPSVTTLESPVCPGTVCFSKLHEWYGKEIEDLQKEWQEERRRQND
- the PHETA2 gene encoding sesquipedalian-2 isoform X2 encodes the protein MSMKLNERSMAHYATCDSPADRTGYLYKKGERHTAYQKRWFILKGNLLFYFEERESKEPMGVVVLEGCTVELCQSNEEYAFAVRFDKAGSRPYILAAESQEEMECWVKALSRASFEYMRLVVRELERQLELMQKSVNRKRNSRHTVKSHTVGRVKWEDARAADFCNGFRHPEDSNIETEGRRGSCPMPPPLPPRRRGVRWDDAVLPAPSVTTLESPVCPGTVCFSKLHEWYGKEIEDLQKEWQEERRRQND